In one Corallococcus silvisoli genomic region, the following are encoded:
- a CDS encoding TrmH family RNA methyltransferase, producing MAGGGPRYEKFERDVVEPEQFLLDVRKEKIDRVVSQRTRNFTVVLDRLEDNFNMAAVLRTCESMGVQEVHVVINPEAPFIPNSRVAQGCDKWLDVHLYKTFAECRAHLKERGFSLYASALREGATNLYSLRFDTKFAMVFGNERYGVSDDVLTGVDGTFWVPMKGFSQSLNISAAASASITRAIAWRDEHLGSSGDLSPDEAQALRERFYLLGVKQRKRLVKATQR from the coding sequence ATGGCTGGTGGAGGACCCCGCTACGAGAAGTTCGAGCGCGACGTCGTCGAGCCGGAGCAGTTCCTGCTCGACGTGCGGAAGGAGAAGATCGACCGCGTCGTCAGCCAGCGCACGCGCAACTTCACGGTGGTGCTCGACCGGTTGGAGGACAACTTCAACATGGCCGCGGTGCTGCGCACCTGCGAGTCCATGGGCGTGCAGGAGGTGCACGTCGTCATCAACCCGGAAGCGCCCTTCATCCCGAACTCGCGGGTGGCCCAGGGCTGCGACAAGTGGTTGGACGTGCACCTCTACAAGACGTTCGCGGAGTGCCGCGCGCACCTGAAGGAGCGCGGCTTCAGCCTCTACGCGTCGGCGCTGCGCGAGGGGGCCACGAACCTCTACAGCCTGCGCTTCGATACGAAGTTCGCCATGGTGTTCGGCAACGAGCGCTACGGGGTGAGTGACGACGTGCTCACCGGCGTGGACGGCACCTTCTGGGTCCCGATGAAGGGCTTCAGCCAGAGCCTGAACATCTCCGCGGCGGCGTCCGCCAGCATCACCCGGGCGATCGCCTGGCGGGACGAGCACCTGGGGAGCTCCGGGGACTTGTCTCCCGACGAGGCCCAGGCCCTGCGGGAGCGCTTCTACCTGCTGGGCGTGAAGCAGCGGAAGCGTCTGGTCAAAGCCACACAGCGGTGA
- a CDS encoding LolA family protein, whose amino-acid sequence MLLESLLFTLLAVPQAPTTAAPTPKPAATAAAPKPSAPSDAGVAAAPAAAKPPDTGTASSATKPAPKMTPEVKALVDRMQAFYEKTGDFKAGFKQDYKYKTFRRTQSSSGTVTYKKPGLMRWEYTNPSTRTFVLAGNKVYAYDPDAQTLTVAAVDTSQLSASVTFLFGQGKLADEFAISKGDCKDCKGTLLVLDPLKNEPRFRQVRLEVDPATAQVLKSTVVDPDGSENTIAFLDLKTNVGIAADSFKLNPPEGTRVDDFTKKAQ is encoded by the coding sequence ATGTTGCTGGAATCCCTGCTCTTCACGCTGCTCGCCGTGCCGCAGGCCCCCACCACCGCCGCCCCCACGCCGAAGCCCGCGGCCACCGCCGCCGCGCCGAAGCCCTCGGCCCCCTCGGATGCTGGCGTGGCCGCCGCGCCCGCCGCCGCGAAGCCGCCCGACACGGGCACGGCCTCCAGCGCCACGAAGCCCGCGCCGAAGATGACGCCCGAGGTGAAGGCGCTCGTGGACCGGATGCAGGCGTTCTACGAGAAGACGGGCGACTTCAAGGCGGGCTTCAAGCAGGACTACAAGTACAAGACCTTCCGCCGCACGCAGTCGTCGTCGGGCACGGTGACGTACAAGAAGCCGGGCCTGATGCGCTGGGAGTACACGAACCCGTCCACGCGCACGTTCGTGCTCGCGGGCAACAAGGTGTACGCGTACGACCCGGACGCGCAGACGCTCACGGTGGCCGCCGTGGACACCAGCCAGCTGTCCGCGTCGGTGACGTTCCTCTTCGGCCAGGGCAAGCTCGCGGACGAGTTCGCCATCTCCAAGGGGGACTGCAAGGACTGCAAGGGCACGCTGCTGGTGCTCGACCCCTTGAAGAACGAGCCGCGCTTCCGCCAGGTGCGCCTGGAGGTGGACCCGGCGACGGCGCAGGTGCTCAAGAGCACCGTGGTGGATCCCGACGGCAGCGAGAACACCATCGCCTTCCTGGACCTGAAGACGAACGTGGGCATCGCGGCGGACAGCTTCAAGCTGAACCCGCCCGAGGGCACCCGCGTGGACGACTTCACCAAGAAGGCGCAGTAG
- the obgE gene encoding GTPase ObgE: MKFVDEVRIYVKAGDGGNGAVSFRREKFIERGGPNGGDGGNGGSVLFVANPQLTTLLDYRYQQHHRAKSGEHGMGSDCNGHGAEDLVLQVPVGTLIRNEATGELLVDLSDPGQEFVAAKGGRGGLGNMNFATSTRQTPRFAQDGTQGEEITLRLELKLLADVGLLGFPNAGKSTFISRVSRARPKVADYPFTTLVPNLGMVQYKDNLSFVMADIPGIIEGASEGVGLGHQFLRHVERCKVLVHLIDMGAEGEGRKPLDDFNILNTELKKYSAELASKPQVVAANKQDLTEARERLGPFTEALRRRGIRVYPVSCATGEGMQALMDAVAEVLFTGRTDKLHVEAPAKQAARKAPAKQAATKAARKAPAKQAAGKASATKAPAKKSAGRASAKKAARKAPAKKVARKALAKKAAGKPVAKKKASSRTPVAKKPARKAPVKQAASRKSARKAPAKKSATKKSGGRR, translated from the coding sequence GTGAAGGCGGGAGATGGCGGGAACGGCGCCGTGTCCTTCCGGCGTGAGAAGTTCATCGAGCGGGGCGGCCCCAACGGCGGCGACGGCGGCAACGGGGGTTCCGTGCTGTTCGTGGCGAACCCGCAGCTGACCACGCTCCTGGACTACCGCTACCAGCAGCACCACCGGGCCAAGAGCGGCGAGCACGGCATGGGCAGTGACTGCAACGGTCACGGGGCCGAGGATCTGGTGCTCCAGGTGCCGGTGGGCACGCTGATCCGCAACGAGGCCACGGGCGAGCTGCTGGTGGACCTGAGCGACCCGGGCCAGGAGTTCGTCGCGGCCAAGGGCGGCCGGGGCGGCCTGGGCAACATGAACTTCGCCACCTCCACGCGCCAGACGCCGCGCTTCGCGCAGGACGGCACGCAGGGCGAGGAGATCACGCTGCGGCTGGAGCTGAAGCTGCTGGCGGACGTGGGCCTGCTGGGCTTCCCCAACGCGGGCAAGAGCACGTTCATCTCGCGGGTGAGCCGCGCGCGTCCCAAGGTGGCGGACTACCCGTTCACCACGCTGGTGCCGAACCTGGGCATGGTCCAGTACAAGGACAACCTGTCCTTCGTCATGGCGGACATCCCCGGCATCATCGAGGGCGCCAGCGAGGGCGTGGGCCTGGGGCACCAGTTCCTGCGCCACGTGGAGCGCTGCAAGGTGCTGGTGCACCTCATCGACATGGGCGCCGAGGGCGAGGGCCGCAAGCCGCTGGACGACTTCAACATCCTCAACACGGAGCTGAAGAAGTACAGCGCGGAGCTGGCCAGCAAGCCGCAGGTGGTGGCCGCCAACAAGCAGGACCTGACGGAGGCCCGCGAGCGGCTGGGGCCCTTCACGGAGGCGCTGCGCCGCCGGGGGATCCGCGTGTACCCGGTGTCCTGCGCCACGGGCGAAGGCATGCAGGCCCTGATGGATGCGGTGGCGGAGGTGCTCTTCACGGGGCGCACCGACAAGCTCCATGTGGAGGCTCCGGCGAAGCAGGCGGCGCGCAAGGCTCCGGCGAAGCAGGCCGCGACGAAGGCGGCGCGCAAGGCTCCGGCGAAGCAGGCCGCGGGCAAGGCCTCGGCGACGAAGGCTCCGGCGAAGAAATCCGCGGGCAGGGCCTCGGCGAAGAAGGCGGCGCGCAAGGCTCCGGCGAAGAAGGTGGCTCGCAAGGCCCTGGCGAAGAAGGCCGCTGGCAAGCCCGTGGCGAAGAAGAAGGCCTCCTCGCGCACGCCGGTGGCGAAGAAGCCCGCGCGCAAGGCCCCGGTGAAGCAGGCGGCTTCGCGAAAGTCCGCGCGCAAGGCCCCGGCGAAGAAGTCCGCCACGAAGAAGTCCGGCGGGAGGCGCTGA